From Lonchura striata isolate bLonStr1 chromosome 3, bLonStr1.mat, whole genome shotgun sequence, one genomic window encodes:
- the LOC110476146 gene encoding nephrocan: MYLSYFLVALSFQSALSTTCPRRCSCDPAQSVQCYRATEIPREIPFTTRRLYISHSKIKQLQFTDFRRMSVLEELVLLCSGIESIENNTFKALSTLKSLELCKNQLKQIPTFLPPGLEILRLADNSINALHASDFADLMKLRVLDLRNNLIATVPPSAFSSLYNLQSLILDGNNMESVSAPLRLPRLKYLSMADNKLNSFPTNFFASFQSLHFLSLSGNFLTKVPLDLPKSLLSLKLEKNQLKMVRLRDVKHLENLSEFLLSENQLTSIDGAQLLPNLTTLELSKNKLHTVPLRLPGRLQKLDCSNNLIQRVTAQDFQGLQNLKHLFLDNNAVSTFEAGALQQCAQLSNLALEQNLLSSIPLRLPDTLARLDLKGNDIEDVGEQELKDLKQLQVLNLRNNKLSLLDRKVLEYLPRLRYLYLDGNPWNCTCDLFRTRRALVAKGTDVWGGQCAAPAQSRGESWMSSKKILQQCEDNLSSTERGKEDRKKMKPSEASSIGVNTDDDYYDYELD; encoded by the exons ATGTATTTGTCTTACTTTTTAGTTGCCTTGTCTTTTCAGAGTGCTCTAAGTACCACTTGCCCGAGAAGATGCAGCTGTGACCCTGCCCAGTCAGTGCAATGCTACAGGGCTACAGAGATCCCCAGAGAAATTCCTTTTACCACCAGGAGACTCTACATCAGCCACAGCAAAATTAAGCAACTCCAG ttTACTGACTTCAGGAGAATGTCAGTCCTTGAAGAGCTGGTCCTATTATGCAGTGGCATAGAATCAATAGAAAACAACACTTTTAAAGCTCTGAGCACCTTGAAGTCCCTGGAACTCTGCAAAAATCAGCTAAAGCAAATACCCACCTTCCTCCCACCTGGCCTTGAAATTTTAAGACTCGCTGATAACTCCATCAATGCTCTGCACGCATCTGATTTTGCAGACTTAATGAAACTAAGGGTGCTTGATCTTCGGAACAACTTGATTGCAACTGTGCCTCCGAgtgcattttcttccctttacAATTTACAGAGTCTGATCCTGGATGGCAATAACATGGAATCTGTATCTGCACCACTTAGGCTTCCTAGGCTGAAGTATCTGAGCATGGCTGATAATAAACTGAATTCGTTCCCAACCAACTTCTTTGCATCTTTCCAAAGTCTACATTTTCTCAGCTTAAGTGGTAACTTTCTGACAAAAGTGCCTCTTGACCTACCTAAATCCCTGCTGTCACTAAAATTAGAGAAAAACCAACTTAAAATGGTGAGACTTCGAGATGTGAAACACCTTGAAAATCTGTCTGAGTTCCTTCTCTCAGAAAATCAGCTGACATCAATAGATGGTGCCCAGCTTCTTCCTAACTTAACAACACTGGAGCTCTCTAAGAACAAGCTCCACACTGTGCCCCTCAGGCTGCCCGGCAGGCTGCAGAAACTTGACTGCAGCAATAACCTGATCCAAAGGGTGACAGCACAGGACTTTCAAGGACTCCAAAACCTGAAGCACTTGTTTCTCGACAACAATGCTGTCAGCACGTTCGAGGCGGGAGCTCTCCAGCAGTGTGCGCAGCTTTCCAATCTGGCACTGGAACAGAATCTCCTCAGTTCTATTCCGCTGAG acTTCCAGACACCCTTGCTAGATTGGATCTAAAAGGAAATGACATAGAGGATGTTGGAGAACAAGAGCTGAAAGACTTGAAACAGCTTCAGGTTTTAAATTTACGGAATAACAAATTATCTCTCTTGGATCGCAAAGTCTTGGAGTATTTACCTCGCCTTCGTTACCTGTATTTAGATGGAAACCCTTGGAACTGCACCTGTGACCTTTTTAGAACCAGGAGAGCTCTGGTGGCCAAAGGGACGGATGTCTGGGGAGGGCAGTGTGCAGCGCCAGCACAAAGCCGAGGAGAAAGTTGGATGTCTTCCAAAAAGATTCTGCAGCAGTGCGAAGACAATCTGTCTTCTACGGAAAGGGGCAAAgaggacagaaagaaaatgaaacccAGTGAGGCCTCCAGCATTGGAGTGAACACAGATGATGATTACTATGATTATGAATTAGATTAA
- the NUS1 gene encoding dehydrodolichyl diphosphate synthase complex subunit NUS1 produces the protein MSGAGGLAWRALHALVRALLCLQRALLACLRGRAAAAAATSCALLAPAARALGFREARAAWRRRGPARGGAARGRQRWRADGRALRKLPVHVGLVVTEEEPSYADMASLVVWCMAVGISYVSVYDHNGIFKRNNSRLMDEILKQQQELLGLDCSKYSMEFANHDKTGQVLNCQSALKVLSPEDGKADIVKAAQNFCQLVAQQQRTHSDLDVNMLDNLLSSTNGFPDPDLVLKFGPVDSTLGFLPWHIRLTEIISLPSHLNISYEDFFSALHHYAACEQRWGK, from the exons ATGAGCGGGGCGGGCGGTCTGGCGTGGCGCGCGCTGCACGCGCTGGTGCGCGCCTTGCTTTGCCTGCAGCGCGCGCTGCTCGCGTGCCTGCGCGgccgcgcggccgccgccgccgccacctcGTGCGCGCTCCTggcgcccgccgcccgcgcgcTCGGCTTCCGCGAGGCGCGCGCGGcctggcggcggcggggccccgcgcgcggcggggcggcgcgcgGGCGGCAGCGGTGGCGCGCGGACGGGCGCGCCCTGCGGAAGCTGCCGGTGCACGTGGGGCTGGTGGTGACCGAGGAGGAGCCGAGCTACGCCGACATGGCCAGCCTGGTCGTGTGGTGCATGGCCGTGGGCATCTCCTACGTCAGCGTCTACGACCATAACG gtattttcaaGAGGAATAATTCAAGATTGATGgatgaaattttaaaacagcagcaagaacTCTTGGGACTAGATTGTTCCAAGTATTCCATGGAATTTGCAAATCACGACAAAACTGGTCAAG TTTTAAATTGCCAATCTGCATTGAAGGTGCTGTCTCCGGAAGATGGAAAAGCAGACATAGTCAAAGCTGCTCAGAACTTCTGTCAGTTGGTAGCACAGCAGCAAAGAACACATTCAGACCTGGATGTGAATATGCTAGACAACTTATTAAGTA GTACAAATGGATTTCCTGATCCTGATTTAGTCTTGAAGTTTGGTCCTGTGGACAGCACATTAGGATTCCTTCCGTGGCACATCAGACTGACAGAAATCAT TTCTTTGCCTTCCCACCTAAACATCAGCTATGAAGACTTTTTCTCTGCCCTCCATCACTATGCAGCCTGTGAGCAACGCTGGGGAAAGTGA